One Mycobacteroides salmoniphilum DNA segment encodes these proteins:
- a CDS encoding DUF2470 domain-containing protein, whose protein sequence is MTAAPPTTAERVRSACARAASSTLAIAGADVVGTSLHHLFDDGTFAVAVPSDSAIAATVVAAGQSGMPALLELTDQAPLPVREPVRSLVWVRGNVVAASDREARGIVDVIASRIPNPALLDIRTDMRLRTEPGSVLLCLSVESVVVADSTGAESVDVSALLGARPDPFCALEAGWLSHIDQDHRDLVERLARRLPLNLQHGEVRLLGIDRYGIQLRVEGAAGDHDVRLPFNEPVNDTAGLSQALRILAGCPFLNGLRARKI, encoded by the coding sequence ATGACCGCAGCACCGCCCACCACCGCCGAGCGCGTTCGTTCGGCTTGCGCACGGGCCGCGAGCTCAACTCTCGCCATCGCCGGAGCCGACGTGGTCGGAACCTCGCTGCACCATCTGTTCGACGACGGCACCTTTGCCGTCGCGGTCCCCTCGGATAGCGCCATCGCCGCCACCGTTGTCGCAGCCGGCCAATCCGGGATGCCCGCCCTCCTGGAGCTGACCGATCAAGCTCCGCTTCCCGTGCGTGAACCGGTCAGATCACTGGTCTGGGTGCGCGGCAACGTGGTGGCCGCCTCCGATCGGGAGGCCCGCGGCATCGTCGACGTGATCGCCAGCCGGATACCCAATCCGGCGCTCCTGGATATCCGCACCGATATGCGGCTGCGCACAGAGCCCGGCTCGGTCCTGCTGTGCCTGAGCGTCGAGTCCGTCGTCGTCGCCGACTCGACAGGAGCCGAATCGGTTGACGTCTCCGCACTGCTCGGCGCGCGGCCCGACCCCTTCTGCGCACTCGAGGCCGGCTGGTTGTCACATATCGACCAGGACCACCGCGATCTGGTCGAACGACTGGCACGGCGCCTTCCCCTGAACCTGCAGCACGGCGAGGTGCGGCTGCTCGGCATCGACCGTTACGGCATCCAACTGCGTGTGGAAGGCGCGGCGGGCGACCACGACGTGAGACTGCCGTTCAACGAACCCGTCAACGACACCGCAGGCCTGAGCCAAGCACTGCGCATCCTGGCTGGCTGCCCGTTTCTCAACGGACTGCGCGCCCGCAAGATCTAA
- the pheA gene encoding prephenate dehydratase codes for MQRITYLGPEGTFSEAALTTLRTTGRIPGAPEVEPVSVASAREALVQVQKGGAAYACVPIESSLEGPVVPTLDTLAVGTPLQIFAETVLPVSFTIAVRPGTSAEDVKTVAGFPIAAAQVREWLAANLPNAELIAANSNAAAAEDVKALRADAGVCTEWAAQRLGLDVLASGVVDEAHAHTRFVLVGRPGPPPAATGSDRTSVVLGLGNVPGALASAMNEFAIRDIDLTRIESRPTRTGLGTYRFFLDCVGHIDDVAVGEALKGLHRRCADVRYLGSWPRGVAAPAGANPPVLDEASGWLAETREGKLR; via the coding sequence GTGCAGCGCATCACGTATTTAGGGCCGGAAGGCACGTTCTCCGAGGCCGCGCTGACCACGCTGCGGACGACGGGACGGATTCCGGGCGCGCCAGAGGTGGAGCCGGTCTCGGTTGCCAGTGCCCGCGAGGCGTTGGTACAGGTACAGAAGGGGGGCGCGGCCTACGCCTGCGTTCCGATCGAAAGCTCGCTCGAGGGTCCGGTAGTGCCGACTCTGGATACCTTGGCCGTAGGCACTCCCCTGCAGATCTTCGCCGAGACGGTATTGCCGGTGTCGTTCACCATCGCGGTGCGGCCGGGTACGTCCGCGGAGGATGTGAAGACCGTCGCCGGATTCCCGATCGCTGCCGCGCAGGTACGGGAGTGGCTGGCGGCCAATCTGCCCAATGCCGAGCTGATCGCCGCCAACTCAAATGCCGCGGCGGCCGAGGATGTGAAGGCGCTGCGGGCCGACGCGGGCGTATGCACGGAATGGGCCGCGCAGCGACTGGGGCTGGATGTCCTGGCCAGCGGCGTCGTCGATGAAGCCCACGCGCACACGCGCTTCGTGCTGGTGGGGCGACCTGGGCCGCCGCCCGCGGCCACCGGCTCGGATCGCACCTCGGTGGTGCTCGGGCTGGGGAACGTACCCGGTGCACTCGCGTCCGCCATGAACGAGTTCGCGATCCGGGATATCGACCTCACCCGCATCGAGTCCCGACCGACCCGTACTGGCCTGGGTACCTATCGGTTTTTCCTGGACTGTGTCGGCCATATCGACGACGTCGCGGTCGGTGAGGCACTCAAGGGGCTGCATCGTCGTTGTGCGGATGTGCGGTATTTGGGATCGTGGCCGAGAGGAGTCGCGGCGCCTGCCGGTGCCAACCCGCCGGTATTGGACGAGGCGTCGGGATGGCTCGCCGAGACACGCGAAGGGAAGCTGCGATGA